From the genome of Treponema denticola:
GAATATCTATCATGTCAACTAAACTTTTAATCAAGCCGTTAAGACTTGCAATTTTTAAGCTCTTTTGTGCAGTGATCGTATTGGATACGCTAAGAGCGTCTTGTAAAAAAAAACCTGCAGAACCTAATCTTGCAACTTTTTTTTCAGATAAGATTCCTCCGGCTTTTATGGTTTCCATTAAAGTAAAAAAATCTTTTTTCCTTTTTATTGCACCTATTATGATATTGATAATTATAATTAGCTGCAAACCTGAAAATATAAAGCCCAAAAATAAAACAAGTTCGGAATCGCCTTTAAGAGGGATTTTCATACCTACACTATATGCCCAAAAAGCTGTTATTATCATAAAAACAAATGAGACAGCTAAGCTTATAAACAATAGTTTTTTTTCAATAAAAATCATATTTGCTCCGTTACATATTTCTAAATTCTTCAAGCTTTATATTTGAGCCTATCAAAAAAAGTTTATCGCCTTCTCTCAACTCAAAATCATCTTCAGGATAGTGCATAGCTTCCTGCTTGACTGGGTTGCCGACAGAATCTATATCCAAATCCATTCTAACAAGAGCAATCAAAGTAATATTGAATTTTTCTTTTAGAGCAAGAGCTGCGACCGTTTTTCCGATAAAGAATTTAGGCAAGATTATTTCTTTTATTGAAAAATCTTTTGTAACGGCGATTGAATCCATTACATCGGGAGAAATAAGCCGCCTCGCAATTCTTGTTGCAGCCGATATTTCGATATTTAAAACTTCGTTTGCTCCAACCCTTCTTAAAACGGTTGCATGGAGAGGTGAAACGGCACGCGCTAAAACATAGGGAATATCCCTTTGCTTTAAAAGAGTTGTAGTTAAAACGCTTGCTTCTATATTATTGCCTATGGCGACTATGGCGACTTCCACATCATCTAATGGGGCTTTTAAAAGAGCTTCTTCATTTGTAGTTTCTACAAGCATTGCTGCCGGAACGATTTTTTTTATTCTTTCGACGGCTTGAATGTCATGATCAAAAGCGACTACTGAAGCACCTCCGTCTACAAGAACTTCACAAATTCTTGAACCGAATTCTCCCAAACCTATGACTGCAAAGTTTTTATTTGTTTCCATATATTTTTCTCCCATTATCCTATTGCTATATTTCCATAAGGATATTCTATATCATCATTTTTTTGGTTTTTACCGGCCGCAGTTAAAAAAGTTAAGGGGCCTACCCTTCCGATAAACATTAAGATTATTATTACTATTTTACCGGCCGGTGAAAGAGCTGCCGTTATTCCTGTAGAAAGACCTACTGTTGCAAAGGCCGAAACGGTTTCAAACAATAATGCTAAAAAAGGAAGGCTTTCGGTAATTGTTAATAAAAAAATTCCAACTGAAATTGCCGCAAGTCCGAAACCGAAAATTAAAAAAGCTTTTTTTACTTGTTCTTCAGGCACCGAAACATTTTTAATTACAACCGTTTTTTGATTTTTTAAAAAAGATTTAAAAAAAGCAAAGACCACTGCAATTGTGTTCAGCTTTATTCCTCCGGCTGTACTTCCTGCAGCTCCTCCCATGAACATTATAAATATCATAAAAAGCAAGGTTGCATTTGTTAAATTAAGGAAGGAAACCGTAGAAAAACCTGCGGTACGCAATGTTATAGCTTGAAAAAAACTTGCAAGGTATTGAGTTCCCAAAGACATCTCTTTCATAGTATTGCGATGCTCAAGTAAATAAAAAAGAGCAAAAGAAATAAAAAGAATAAAAACCGTAAGGCTTAAAATCATTTTTGTATTTACCGAAATTAAATAATCTGTCTTTTTTTTCTTTAAAAATGTATTTTTTATATCTGTCCTAACCTTAGCTAAAACATCATAAATAACTGCAAAACTTATTCCGCCTAAAATTATGGTAAAGCCTATTGTTAAACTGATAATAATATCGGAGGTAAAAGATTCCAAATTGTTTGAAAAAAGAGCAAAGCCCGCATTACAGAATGCGGATATTGCATGAAATAATGCAAAGCCTAGGGTTTTAAGATTGAAGCCTAAAATGCGTGAAAACCCTATAAATAAAAATACAGCACTTAGGGCCTCTATAAAGAATGTAGATAAAACAATTACTCTTAATGTTTTAAAAAGGTTTGACATGTCATCTTCACTGACCATGTAAGAAATTGTGAGCTTTTCACTGACCGTCATTTTTTTTCGGAAGGCAAGCATTCCGAAAAATGAAAAAACCATTATGCCTAGTCCTCCGACTTGAATTAAAACAATCAGAATAAATTTTCCGACTATGGTAAGTTCGGAAGAAATATCTATAACACTTAATCCTGTAACACATACGGCGGAAGCAGACGTAAAAAGTGCCGTTAAAAAATTTAAGGGAGAGCCTTTTGCAGATGCTGCAGGAAGCATAAGTAAAAAACTGCCGATGATTATTACCATAAAAAATGAAATAATCAAAGTACGGGCAGGGTTTGAAATAATTTTTGCAGTTAATCCTGCCCGCTTGCTTATCAATCTAATTATTTTTCCAAACAAAAAGATATTTTTAAAAATATCAAAAACAATACTTAGCTCTTCAGAAATATTTTTAAAACCTATTTGTATTTTAAAGATAATAAAAGTTAAGGCAAAAATAAGTACGGCTAAAAAATCTACAAAATTATTTTGAAAATATTTGCGTATATACTTTTCCTTACGGACTGCAAAAAAAGTTTCTGAAATAACGAATAGAAGAATTAAAATATCTATTGTATGGATAATAATTCCGGGTGTATTTTCGGGATAAAATTGCTGTAAAAATAAAAGTATAAGGCTTAAAGCGAAAGCCGTAACGACAAAATAATCTCGCTTTCTCATTTTGCTGTTCCTTGCGTTTTAGATTTGTCTTCCGCTTTTAAGTTTTTCGTTAAAGCGTTCAAGCTCTTTTCCTTTTAAGCCGCTGTCTTTTCCGGCTATTAAATTGCGTATAGCTTCAAGTTCTTCTGCCGAAAAGTTTACGCCGTTTTTTTCATGCCGCTCAAAAGAAGCACAGGCAAGGGGGGTTACGGTTTTACAAATCTCGAACATCACTTCGGCATAGTCTCTAATTTCTTTTTGCGCATGAGCATCCATACGCAGCCGCAAAAAATGAAAAAGATTATGCAAGTCTATTTGCCAATACCATTCGGTATAAGTGGAAAGGGGAAGGTTTATTCTGGCAAGCTCTCTTGCAATATTTTTATCAAGCAATTTAGAGTAGCCTGCATAAATTTCTTCTTGTTGTTTTTGTAAAGAATTTATAACTTCATTTTGAAGGTCTTGAGGAACGGCCTCATTCATTCTGCCCTGCTTATTGTCGCTGCTTTGCAAAGCTATATCGTTTCCGGCGGGTACATAAAACTCAGGCTTTAAGATAGAATACCGTCCCGAAATTTCGTTTAAGCGGGCAGTCCTATGCCTGATCCACTGACGGGCTACAAAAATGGGAAGCTTTACATGAAAGGTAAAAACCACTTGTTCAAAAGGAGAGGTGTGCTTATTCCGCAAAAGATAATCTATCAAGCCTGCATCTTCACGGACGGTTTTAGTACCTTCCCCATAAGAAACACGGGCTGACTGCACTATGCGGGCATCAGTTCCCATGTAGTCTACCAATCTGATAAAGCCCTTATCAAGAACCTTAAATTCTTTATCCAAAATTTTTTCCGCTTCCGGAGCTATACAATGTGCCATAGGAGAATGATAGCATAAATTATAAAAATTGGCTAGAGATTCTTTTTGATCTCGATTATAAAGCTATTGATTTTTTTCCTGTTTACACCGATGGAAATCAGTTTTTTTGCCTTGCATAAATACTTTTTTTATATTAAACTTGATACATTATAAGATGCCGAAAAAAACATTTTTAAATTTGCCGCAAGAAAAACAAAAACGAATCCTCGAAACCTGCAAAAAAGAATTTGAAGAAAAGCCTCTTTTTCAAGCAAGCGTTTCAGATATTGTAAAAACCCTTAGCATAGCCAGAGGAAGTTTTTATCAATATTTTGAAAGTTTAGAAGAATGTTTTTTTACGATTTTAAGCTCCGAAAATATGGATGTTCACGCCCTTTTTCAAGAAGCTTTAAAGGAAATGGATTACGATTTTTTTAATGCCCTTTTACGATATGGAGAAATTTTAGCAAAGGAGCTTTATAAAAAATCCAAGAGAAATCTATATCATAACCGCTTTCTTTATTGGACACCCGATTTAGATAAAGCTTGGCTTGAATACCGCAAAAATAACCTTCAAATTGAAAAAGTTTCTGAGATGGAAGAAAACTATTTTTCAAATTTAAAAGAGAGTCTGCCTTCCCTGTCTTCACATGAAGATATAAAAGAGCTCATAGAGTTTACCAAAGCCATCGTTCATAGCCTCATATCAAGGTCCTTTGTGGAAAACTGGGAACCTCAGACATTTATAATGCACTTTAAAAAACAAATAATGTGGATGGAAAAAGGGCTTAGGGGCGGTATATAGAATTACAAAAATATTCTTATCAGTTCAATTTGACTTATCTTATGTATATTGAATATTGTAACCACTAAAAAAGACCCGCTTCTGCGGGTCTTCAGTTTTATGGATAAATCTTTAAATAAAGATTTTATGGCCTCAAAGTATTTACAAAATTAGATTGTAAAGTAGTTGATCCCTACATGAGCTTTCCAAACAAGGGTCTGCTCTTGAATTTTTTCTTGCGGTGTAAGTAATTCAGATCTTTGAGGGTTTCCGCTTTTTCTGTTTGACTTAATCAGTTTAAATAATGTTTTCATCTTTTTCTCTCCTTAAAGATATTCGGCAGTGTTACCTGCTCTTGATATATCTAATATACATTAAAAGAAAAAAGAAGTCAAGCGAATTTAAAAGAATTTTATATATTTTTGTGTAATTTTACAGAAATATTTGCAATTTCTTACGTTTTATTGCGGTAATCTCTAAAAAATCTAATTCCAATCGCCTGAAAAAATAACTTCCGTCTCAAGGAAAAAACCAGTCTTATCTTTAACAGTTTTTTGAACCTTTTCTATCAAAGTTTTTACGTCTGAAGCGGAGGCTTCATCTCGGTTAATTACAAAATTCCCATGCCAAGGAGCCACCTGAGCACCTCCTTCACAAAGGCCTTTTAATCCCGCATCCTCTATCAGCTTGCCGCTGGGCTGTCCAAAGGCTCTATTATTTTTAAATGTACTTCCGGCAGAAGGAGCCTTAAAATGCCCCTTTAAAATTCTATCTTGAACTTTTTCCTCGGTTTTTGCAGCAATTTCTTCTTTTATTCCATGGGTTAATGTAAATACGGCAGAAAGCACTATTTTTCTATCTTTTGTAATCTCGGTACTTACCGGATTTTGTTGAAAGGGCGAAACCTTATAATCCCAATCGGAAGGATTGTATTCATATTCTGTAAATTCCGTTCTGTCATCATCGGCTAAGATATATTTTACGGATTTTAATCTATCCGAGATTGAAACATCATAACAGCGTGCATTCATAAATACAGCCCCCCCTACACTTCCGGGGAGACCTCCAAAACACTCCAGACCTGAAAAAGCTTTTTCTACAGCCCATTTTGTAAGATTATCGGTGAGGACTCCAGATCCGGCTCTTACAAAAACCTTGTCCTTAGATTCACCTATGACTTCTATCTTGTTTAAGTTTTTTAGGCTTATTAAAACACCTCGAACCCCCTTATCTGAGACAAGAACGTTTGTTCCGCCGCCCATTAATGAGGCCGGAATCTTATTTTTGCTTAAAAAAATTAAGGCTTCTTTTAAATGGTCTTCATTTTTAGGATAAAAAAGAGCGTCTGCAGGACCCCCAATCTTGTATGCTGTAAGAGGCTTTATGGCCTTATCGAATTCTATAGTTCCCTCTTGAAATAAAGGGGTATTATGAAGTATACTAAATAAATTATTCATTTGATTTTAGTATATACTATTATGTATTAGGTAACAAGATATATAGAAGGAGTAAGATGTATGAGCTTAAAATTACATAATACCTTGGGTAATAAAAAAGAAGAATTTGTTCCTATTCATGAAGGCAAGGCTGGAGTTTACGGCTGCGGGCCTACCGTATATGACTATGCACATATAGGAAACTTACGCACCTACGTTTTTCAGGATATTCTTGTTAAGACTTTAAGATTTTTAGGTTATGATGTTACCCATGTTATGAATATAACCGATGTCGGGCATCTAACCGATGACGAAGATTCGGGCGAAGATAAGATGGTAAAATCTGCTGAAGAACGCGGAAAATCGGTGCTTGAAATTGCAGAATTTTATACAAAGGCCTTTTTTAACGATACCGAAAGGCTGAATATCGAAAGACCCGGTATTGTCTGCAAGGCTACAGAGCACATAAATGAAATGATAGAGCTTATAAAAAGAATAGAAGCAAACGGGCACACCTACATGGCGGGCGGAAACCTTTACTATGATATTTCTACCTTTCCTAAATACGGAGAGTTGGCAAATATAAACCTTGAAGACCTTAAGGCCGGAGCCCGTATCGAAATAGATAAAAATAAACGCAATCCTCATGATTTTGTTCTTTGGTTTACAAAGAGCAAGTTTGAAAATCAGGCCCTTATCTGGGATTCGCCTTGGGGACGGGGCTATCCCGGCTGGCATATCGAGTGCTCTGCCATGAGTATGAAGTATCTGGGAGAACAAATCGATATTCACAAGGGCGGTATAGACCATATAAGGGTACACCATACCAATGAAATAGCCCAATCCGAAGGAGCTACGGGAAAAAAATGGGTAAACTATTGGCTTCATAACGAATTCCTCGTTATGAATAAGGGCAAGATGTCTAAATCTTCCGGGTCTTTTATCATTTTAGAAGATGTTATCAATAAGGGTTTTTCAGCCCTTGACTACCGTTTCTTGCTCTTGGGCGGGCATTACCGAAGTCAGCTTACCTTTTCATGGGAAGCTATGGAAACGGCAAAAAACGGCCGAAAAAACTTAAATAACAGAGTTGCAAAATGGTTGGATGGATTATCGGATGCCGAAATAAGGAAATATGTATCCTTGACTGAAAACCTTAACCTTAAAAGTGCAAAAGACATAATAAAAAATGAAAAAGCTCTCAGCTGCTTTGATAATTTTATTGCCGCTATGGAAGATGATTTATCTACACCCAAGGCCTTATCGGAGCTGCAGCTTTTGATAAAAGGAAAAAACATTCCGCAAAAGGATGTATTAACGGTCCTTGCCGCTATGGATTCGATTTTAGGCATTAAATTGATAGAAGAATCCCTTAATACGCTAAAAGATAAAGGTTCTATTGAAATCGATGAATCCGAAATTCTTAGATTAATAGAGGAGAGAGCTTCGGCAAAACTTGACAAAAATTATAAGTTGGCTGATGAAATTAGGGATAAACTAAAGGGTATGGGTATTATCCTAGAAGATCAGGCCGGTAAAACAACATGGAAAAAATTATAAGTTTTATGATTTTTTAATAAAACTGTAACGTCTTGGAGTTCGGAATGTTTAAAGGGAAAGGTATTTTGAGGGCAACATCAGATGAAGACTTTAGAGCAATCTACGAGGCCCTTATGCCTGTTATTTATAAAGTAGCCTACAATATAGTCAGAGAAGGGGACGTAGCTGAAGATATCTGTCATGATTCTTTAATAAAAATGACAGAGAAAAAAATGGACTTTCCGTCAATGGATGATGCTAAGTACTGGCTTATTAGGGTTACACGGAATGCATCGCTTAATTATGTAAAAAGGTGCGGACGGGAACGAAAAGCTTATGCTAAAGCTCTAAAGGAAGACTCTCGTAAGGTCGATACTGGAGAGGAGATAGTATTAAAACAAGAGTCTATAAATTCCGTTCAAGCAGCTCTTGAAAAATTGCCTAAGAATTTAAGGGCTGTTTTACAGCTTAAAGAATACGGCAGTTTGAACTACAAGGAGATAGGGAGCATTCTTGGGATAAGCGAAGGTAATGTTAAGGTTCGAGTTTTTAGAGCTCGTGAACAATTATCAAAGTATATAGGAGAAAGTGATGTCTACATGCCCTGATAAAGATTTATATTCGGCCTATGTTGATGGAGAATTAGAGTCCCCATGGAAAGAAAAAATTGAAGACCATCTGAAATCTTGTGAAAAATGCAAGCTTATTGTGGAATTTTATAGGAGCATAAGTTTAAACTTATCACAAGCATCGCAGCCTGAGCTGGATCTTAACGGTTCTTTTTTAAAGTTATATGCCAAAAGGAAAGAATGTATTCAGAGGATGGAAAACAATCAAAAAAAAGCAGCTAGCTGGATGTATAAGTCTGTAAAAATTCCTATACCCGCTCTAGCTGCCGCTGCAATATTACTTTTTGTTTGTACTCCTATGGTTATGCTTAGCACAAGCAAAACTTTGAACGCTTCAGATAATGCGGATTTAGGATTTAAAACAGTTATGCCTATTTCTCAACCTTCTAAAACAGAAAAAAAATTTTCATTAAACGTTGCAAATATTTTTGGGATAAAAAAGAATGTTTCTACAAATAAAGAAATAAATCTTTGTGACTATATGAATTTTTATTTACCCCCAAAAGATTCTGATTTTGAACTAAACAATGTTTTAGGAGTAGATATAAAGTCTGATTCTATATTTCTAAATAATAAATCGACTGTAACTGCAACTTCTGTAAAAAATGGGCAATAGATTTTCTTATTTATTTAAAAAGGTTTTTATTTTTAGATTTACTGTTTTTCTTATTTTATTCGGTTTCTTTGCAGCTCTTATTTTGTATCTAACGTCTTTAACTGCTAAATATCCCTCGATAATAGAAATAACACCTCCTATTGCGGAAGCCGGTAACAATATAGTTATAAAAGGTGAAAATTTTGGGAATGAGATAGATTCTTCATGGATTGAAATCGGAGACTCCATTATTCAGGCTGAAAATTGTGATATTTGGACTGACACAAAAATAAGCTTTAAATATCCTGAATACCAAAAAGGCGGTCT
Proteins encoded in this window:
- a CDS encoding potassium channel family protein, producing METNKNFAVIGLGEFGSRICEVLVDGGASVVAFDHDIQAVERIKKIVPAAMLVETTNEEALLKAPLDDVEVAIVAIGNNIEASVLTTTLLKQRDIPYVLARAVSPLHATVLRRVGANEVLNIEISAATRIARRLISPDVMDSIAVTKDFSIKEIILPKFFIGKTVAALALKEKFNITLIALVRMDLDIDSVGNPVKQEAMHYPEDDFELREGDKLFLIGSNIKLEEFRNM
- a CDS encoding TrkH family potassium uptake protein — its product is MRKRDYFVVTAFALSLILLFLQQFYPENTPGIIIHTIDILILLFVISETFFAVRKEKYIRKYFQNNFVDFLAVLIFALTFIIFKIQIGFKNISEELSIVFDIFKNIFLFGKIIRLISKRAGLTAKIISNPARTLIISFFMVIIIGSFLLMLPAASAKGSPLNFLTALFTSASAVCVTGLSVIDISSELTIVGKFILIVLIQVGGLGIMVFSFFGMLAFRKKMTVSEKLTISYMVSEDDMSNLFKTLRVIVLSTFFIEALSAVFLFIGFSRILGFNLKTLGFALFHAISAFCNAGFALFSNNLESFTSDIIISLTIGFTIILGGISFAVIYDVLAKVRTDIKNTFLKKKKTDYLISVNTKMILSLTVFILFISFALFYLLEHRNTMKEMSLGTQYLASFFQAITLRTAGFSTVSFLNLTNATLLFMIFIMFMGGAAGSTAGGIKLNTIAVVFAFFKSFLKNQKTVVIKNVSVPEEQVKKAFLIFGFGLAAISVGIFLLTITESLPFLALLFETVSAFATVGLSTGITAALSPAGKIVIIILMFIGRVGPLTFLTAAGKNQKNDDIEYPYGNIAIG
- the thyX gene encoding FAD-dependent thymidylate synthase; protein product: MAHCIAPEAEKILDKEFKVLDKGFIRLVDYMGTDARIVQSARVSYGEGTKTVREDAGLIDYLLRNKHTSPFEQVVFTFHVKLPIFVARQWIRHRTARLNEISGRYSILKPEFYVPAGNDIALQSSDNKQGRMNEAVPQDLQNEVINSLQKQQEEIYAGYSKLLDKNIARELARINLPLSTYTEWYWQIDLHNLFHFLRLRMDAHAQKEIRDYAEVMFEICKTVTPLACASFERHEKNGVNFSAEELEAIRNLIAGKDSGLKGKELERFNEKLKSGRQI
- a CDS encoding TetR/AcrR family transcriptional regulator, whose product is MPKKTFLNLPQEKQKRILETCKKEFEEKPLFQASVSDIVKTLSIARGSFYQYFESLEECFFTILSSENMDVHALFQEALKEMDYDFFNALLRYGEILAKELYKKSKRNLYHNRFLYWTPDLDKAWLEYRKNNLQIEKVSEMEENYFSNLKESLPSLSSHEDIKELIEFTKAIVHSLISRSFVENWEPQTFIMHFKKQIMWMEKGLRGGI
- the murB gene encoding UDP-N-acetylmuramate dehydrogenase; this encodes MNNLFSILHNTPLFQEGTIEFDKAIKPLTAYKIGGPADALFYPKNEDHLKEALIFLSKNKIPASLMGGGTNVLVSDKGVRGVLISLKNLNKIEVIGESKDKVFVRAGSGVLTDNLTKWAVEKAFSGLECFGGLPGSVGGAVFMNARCYDVSISDRLKSVKYILADDDRTEFTEYEYNPSDWDYKVSPFQQNPVSTEITKDRKIVLSAVFTLTHGIKEEIAAKTEEKVQDRILKGHFKAPSAGSTFKNNRAFGQPSGKLIEDAGLKGLCEGGAQVAPWHGNFVINRDEASASDVKTLIEKVQKTVKDKTGFFLETEVIFSGDWN
- a CDS encoding cysteine--tRNA ligase, which encodes MSLKLHNTLGNKKEEFVPIHEGKAGVYGCGPTVYDYAHIGNLRTYVFQDILVKTLRFLGYDVTHVMNITDVGHLTDDEDSGEDKMVKSAEERGKSVLEIAEFYTKAFFNDTERLNIERPGIVCKATEHINEMIELIKRIEANGHTYMAGGNLYYDISTFPKYGELANINLEDLKAGARIEIDKNKRNPHDFVLWFTKSKFENQALIWDSPWGRGYPGWHIECSAMSMKYLGEQIDIHKGGIDHIRVHHTNEIAQSEGATGKKWVNYWLHNEFLVMNKGKMSKSSGSFIILEDVINKGFSALDYRFLLLGGHYRSQLTFSWEAMETAKNGRKNLNNRVAKWLDGLSDAEIRKYVSLTENLNLKSAKDIIKNEKALSCFDNFIAAMEDDLSTPKALSELQLLIKGKNIPQKDVLTVLAAMDSILGIKLIEESLNTLKDKGSIEIDESEILRLIEERASAKLDKNYKLADEIRDKLKGMGIILEDQAGKTTWKKL
- a CDS encoding RNA polymerase sigma factor, encoding MFKGKGILRATSDEDFRAIYEALMPVIYKVAYNIVREGDVAEDICHDSLIKMTEKKMDFPSMDDAKYWLIRVTRNASLNYVKRCGRERKAYAKALKEDSRKVDTGEEIVLKQESINSVQAALEKLPKNLRAVLQLKEYGSLNYKEIGSILGISEGNVKVRVFRAREQLSKYIGESDVYMP
- a CDS encoding anti-sigma factor family protein; its protein translation is MSTCPDKDLYSAYVDGELESPWKEKIEDHLKSCEKCKLIVEFYRSISLNLSQASQPELDLNGSFLKLYAKRKECIQRMENNQKKAASWMYKSVKIPIPALAAAAILLFVCTPMVMLSTSKTLNASDNADLGFKTVMPISQPSKTEKKFSLNVANIFGIKKNVSTNKEINLCDYMNFYLPPKDSDFELNNVLGVDIKSDSIFLNNKSTVTATSVKNGQ